In Fragaria vesca subsp. vesca linkage group LG5, FraVesHawaii_1.0, whole genome shotgun sequence, the genomic stretch GCAACTAACTAAAAACATCCCAATGTTTTTAAAAGGACCCTGAACCAGAAAGTGAGGTTTTATACCTGTGCAGGACGATGCAGTCTTAATGCAGAACCAGCATCATCGATGAAGTCAATTGCTTTATCAGGAAGAAACCGATCGCTGAAATACACACAATTATGATACATAACAGAAAAATGTAGATTTATATTCACAGGGGAAAGAGAGATATATCTTGCACAACTAATGATCATGCTTGTGCTGAACTATTCATCTGACAGATTATAGACTCTAAAAGGGCTACCTACCTGATGTATCGGTGAGATAGCTGCGCTGCTGCTTTCAGGGCTTCATCTGTATACTGGACTTGATGGTGGATCTCATATCGTTGTCGAAGCCCTCTCAAAATGTGTATGGTTTCATCCACAGTTGGTTCAGGAATTTGGACCGGTTGGAATCTTCTTTCAAATGCTGGGTCCTTTTCAATATACTTTCTGTATTCATCTAGCGTTGTGGCTCCAATGCACTGCAGTTCACCTCTTGCAAGAGCCGGCTTCAATAAATTTGCACCATCAATTCCTCCCCCCTCTTCTGATGATCGGTTTCCTGTTTGCATTAAATTGTGCATCTCATCGATAAACAGAATAACTTGACCATCACTTTGTTTGATTTCCTCCATTAGGAGCTTCATTTTTTCCTCAAACTCTCAACGGTACTTGGTACCAGACACAAGAAGACCCACATCAAGACTTACAACCTTCTTGTTGGCTAGTGAATGTGGAACGTCGCCACTTGCAATACGTTGAGCAAGCCCTTCTGCTATTGCAGTCTTCCCAACACCAGGTTCTCCAATCAGGCAGACATTTTTCTTGGTCAGCCTATTCAATATTTGGATGACAAGTGATATTTGTTCTTCTCTTCCAATAACAGGATGCAACTTTCCCTCTGCTGCTTGCTTGGTTAAATTAGTCCCACACTCCTCTAGAGTTGGCGTTGTAATCTCATCATCATGCCCTCTTCCAGTACTTGTATACCCATTTCGAATAATATAACTTTTATCACCCTCCCATCTTCCAGTACTTGTATTTTGAGTCTCGGAACTCCAAGGGAAAGAGGCTGTGAACTGCTCAAACATGGACTTAGGTGCAGCTCTTCCACTTATCCTAGCCTTCCGACTTTTGGAACCCGAAGGGATTGAGTTGTCCTCGTTAGGCCTGGCCACCATATCTAGGGCATCAAACCTACCGAGTCCGCAGAAACTAGAAACACTACTAGTGCTACTAGTACTACTCTTGCACCTCATGCTCAAAGCACGAGCGGATTTAGGACGCATCATCTTCACGCTACTAGGTTGGCCACCCCTAACTAGCCCTCCAACCCCACCAGTATTTGTTAAAGGCAAGGTCAAAGCGACCGCAGCCATGACAGCTAGCCCACCAACTACACCGGTACTAATAGAAGGCAGACTACTTAAACCAGCAACCACACCGGTACTTGTAGAAGGCAGACTACTCAAACCAGCAACCACACCAGTATTTGTTGAAGTACTCAAACCTGTAACCACACCAGTATACGTTGAAGGCAGAGTCAAAACGGCTGGAGCCATGATCAACCGACGACGACGATGATTATACGGAGGCTGAGATTGAAAGCAATTAAGGATCAAGGATCTTTCTTTGGAGACAATACTCCGACTCTCTGAACTCTGCAGTTTCTTGGGAACGAAACCAGAACCAGGGTCAGTGCTTAGGGATTGTGAAGCATCGTACAATACGAGACTTCATCACAATATCATATAGAGGAAAAATAATTAAGGATTAATTACAATGCGAATAAGGTATTTTGATTATACTCTTTGCAATTCTGGAGAGAGATTTTCTGTGAACTTTGAACAATTTACTTGCACCTCAAGTAAGGTGTGCCTTGTGGAGGAGTTGAAT encodes the following:
- the LOC101299306 gene encoding LOW QUALITY PROTEIN: ATP-dependent Clp protease ATP-binding subunit clpA homolog CD4A, chloroplastic-like (The sequence of the model RefSeq protein was modified relative to this genomic sequence to represent the inferred complete CDS: inserted 1 base in 1 codon; substituted 1 base at 1 genomic stop codon), encoding MAPAVLTLPSTYTGVVTGLSTSTNTGVVAGLSSLPSTSTGVVAGLSSLPSISTGVVGGLAVMAAVALTLPLTNTGGVGGLVRGGQPSSVKMMRPKSARALSMRCKSSTSSTSSVSSFCGLGRFDALDMVARPNEDNSIPSGSKSRKARISGRAAPKSMFEQFTASFPWSSETQNTSTGRWEGDKSYIIRNGYTSTGRGHDDEITTPTLEECGTNLTKQAAEGKLHPVIGREEQISLVIQILNRLTKKNVCLIGEPGVGKTAIAEGLAQRIASGDVPHSLANKKVVSLDVGLLVSGTKYRXEFEEKMKLLMEEIKQSDGQVILFIDEMHNLMQTGNRSSEEGGGIDGANLLKPALARGELQCIGATTLDEYRKYIEKDPAFERRFQPVQIPEPTVDETIHILRGLRQRYEIHHQVQYTDEALKAAAQLSHRYISDRFLPDKAIDFIDDAGSALRLHRPAQLPKEAQELDNILRQITKLKNEAIHGQEFEKASLLRDAELDLKTQICEALDNVNGGSTVTELDIQHCVSRGTGIPVEKVSTNEADRLLKMEETLHKRVIGQDEAVRAISRAIRRARVGLKNPNRPIASFIFCGPTGVGKSELAKTLATGYYGSEKSMVRLDMSEFMEHLSVSKLIGAPPGYIGYYEGGQLTEAVRRCPYSLVLFDEIEKAHPDIFNLMLQILEDGRLTDSKGRTIDFKNTLIIMTSNVGSSDIENKDGNYKQIKGSVTEKLKHHFRPEFLNRLDETIVFQQLTKLEVKEIADIMLKEFHDKLKSKEIKLRVTERFKDKVVDEGYXPSYGARPLRRAITRLLEDTMAEKMLANEIKEGDSVILDVDSDRNVIMFINGSS